The genomic region CGTTCAGTGGCGCCAATATTCCTTGAGTGAGCTGAGAGGTGCCGGGGGACAAGTCCTTGAACACCCGTGAAGCATCCTGGGCCCATGCTTGAGCCAGACGAAGGGAGTCGTCGAATTCAAGCTCCGACTCAATGGGGGCCTGAAGGATTTTCTCAAGTTGCGCCTCAAGGCTCTTCAGACGCTCCGTATTGCTTGGGGGCTCAGGCGGAGTGACGGGCGTCGCCAGTACGGTTTGCCTGGAGCCTGTCCCCGACTTCGAGCGATAGGTGGCGAGCTTCTCCAGGTAGGGGGCCACCTCTTTGTAGTCGGGCACGCCAATCAGCTGAATGGGGAGACCGCGCATCTCCATTCTCCGTTGAGTCTCTTGCAGCTCAGCCTCATGAACAATCCAGTAATGGGGACCCTGGATCCCCAGCAAGAACTGAGGCAAGAAGTCCAAAGGCGCGTTTGTTCCAACAAACAAGAGGGTGTTCTTCCCATCACAGACAAGCCGCAGTGCGCCTCCGAGGCGCATCATCCGCAGGCGCTCATCGTCTTCACTGAAAACAGACATTGAGCCATCCAGGGTGAACAGGGCGTCTCCCTCCTTGACTGAGCCGAAGACTGGCCACAATGTCGGACGGGAGTCTACCTTCATTTCCAGCTGTGAAACTGAATCGGAAAGCCTCTCCACCCAGTTGGGTGATGAGTCGTGGATTTCGTAGGGCTCGCCTTTAGGGCATGCCGCACTCAAAACCTGATCGTAAGCAGTCGTAACAACGAAATTATTGCTCACCTGCCACACCGCACGGGGGAGACCAAAATTGGCAGCGTTCACATCACCAAGCGAGGGAGTCAGCGTCTCTCGGAGGAAGTCGGGCCATAGCGGTCCAAGCGACATCCTCGCTTGGACAAGGGCATACTGGAGATCTGGCTGACGGACATCCAGCAAGCCTCGGAGCCGTGTGGCGGCGGCGCTCTTCAATTCCTCATCCAACCATTGCGCGGCATGCGTCACCACCCCGTGCCAGGACGGAATCAGGCCAGTCGAGAGCGTGATACCAGATCCAACGAAGGGCACGATCGTGCCCCGATCCACAGCGGCGCGGAGTGTTCTGGGAAATTTCGGCATCGCATCAGAAGCTACCAGAGGTACGCCCAGAACATTGAGGACGAGAAGGAACAACCAATGACTCAGTGACGAGAGCCAGGGCCTTCGAGTCCGGCATCCCCGTCGCGGTGCCAGTAGGACGCGGCCTTGACCCACTCCGCCGGGTGGCCGCGCTCCTCGATGACGTAGGTCCGCAGCTCGCGCACCCACTCCGCCTCGCCCGCCAGCCACACGAAGCCATCCCCCGGAGGAGGCGTGAACTTCGCCAGTTCGCGCCGCAGCAGCGCGCCATCTCCGGGCCCCGGCTCTCCACGCACCACCCAGGTCGGGTGCCAGGAGGCCTTCGTGACGAAGGTCTGCTGCTCGGACGCGTTGGCCACGACCGCCACGGTCGTCACGGGCACGCCCGGACGCAGCAGCTCCACCCGGCGGCCGAGCGCCGGCAGCGCGCTCTCGTCGCCCACCAGCAGGTACCAGTCGAAGTCATCGGGCACGAGCTGCGAGCCCTTCGGTCCGCCAATCTCCAGCGTGGAGCCGACCTTCGCGCCGGTGGCCCATTCCGTCGCGGGTCCGGAGCCGTGCAGCGCGAAGTCGATGGTCAGTGTCTGGCCGCGGTTGTCGTAGGCGCGAGGCGTGAAGTCACGCATCACCTGTTCCCTCGCCTGCGGGAAGAACAGCTTGATGTGGTCATCCGGCGACGGGCTGCTGAAGTCCGCCAGGTCCGGCGACGCGAAGTGGATGCACCGCATGCGAGGCGTCACGGACTCCACGCCGCTGACGACCAGGCTGCGCCGCCGCAGTTCGTGGCGCACGCGAACGATTTGATGCAGGTCCTGGGTGCTCATGAGCGGAGCCTCTCGATCTTCTGCGCGGCCTCGTCGATCAACGCCGCCACGTCGAGCACGACCTTCTTGTCGACGCCGGGCGACAGCGTGTCGAACAGCACGCTCTTCAGGTTCTGCATCGCGCGCCGGACCGGAGCCGCGTCCGTGCGCTCGCGAATCTCTCCGGCCTCTGCGAGCCGCCGCAGCAGCCCCTCCACTACCTTCGCGTTCTCCGCGAGCAGCGCCTTGCCCTGCTCCGTGATGGCGAAGAGCTTGCGCTGCGTGTCCGTCGTGTCCGGCTCGCCCACCAGCTCCATGTCCTTGAGCAGGGTGAGCGTGGGGTAGATGACCCCGGGGCTGGGGGCATACACGCCCCGGCTCAAGCCCTCGATGGCCCGGATGAGGTCGTACCCGTGCCGGGGCTCCGCGTTGATGAGGTGGAGCAGGACGAGGCGCAGCTCGCCGCCCTCGAACATCCGATGCCGCCCACCGCCGGGGCCGCCGTGCCGCCCCCGGTGGCCCTCCCCGCGCTCATGGTGATGCCAGTGCTCCGAGTCGCCCCGGTCTCTTCCGTGTCTGCCGCGCATGTCGCGTCCTCTCAGGGGTTCAAGATACTTTCCAGATGGCTCTGAGATATATCTCAGCATTGTCTGGAGCAACCCGATCTGCGGGCACTGGCCGGCTGACTACCGGGCCGGCCCTCGGGTGCATGCGCCGCCCGGTCTGGCTGGCTTGTCAGGGCTGACGGTTATGAACGGGTTCTGCACGCCGCACCGGAGTGCAGGCAGGAGGCACGAGCGATGCGCAACCGCGGGTGGGCGGTGCTTTGGCCGCGGTGCAGTTCCTGGAGCGCTCGGTGAAGGGCCTGGGAGTGGACGATGCGCGCTGACGTCCTGCTCGGGTGCGTGGCACTGCTCCTCGCCGGCTGCGCTTCGTTGCCTCCCGGGCCCGGAAGGACGCTGAGCTACACGTCCCGCACGGAGACTGACGCCCCTGGAGGACGAGCGTCGAACGACGAGGCACCGCGTGCATCTGCCTCGGAGCCGAGGGTCACGCCCCGCGAGGAAGCGCCTCCCCTCTACCGGCGCAAGACCGTCCGCGAAGAGGTGACGGGGTACGCCCCGTTCGTGCGGTGGCCCTGGCGGACGCCACCCGCTCCGACGATGTGCAACCGGATGCCTGGGAGCAGTTGCTGACGAACGCGGGACTGGAAGCGCGAGACGAACGCACCCTGGGAGGCACGCTGACGCCCACGCAAGCGGCGCGACTGATGGGAGTGCTCCTGGGCAAGCCCGTCACGTTGAGCACCTTCCCGCCTCGCATGGCCGCGGGCTTCATCCTGCGCGAGGTGATGGAGGGAGGCGAAGTCACCCGGAAGGAGCTGTCGCGACGGGTGGAGCGATTCTCCCGGGAGCAGATCGCGGTGTTGAGACCGGATGGCTACCTCGCGTGGGCACTCACCGGGAGTACCCAACAGAAGGTGGCAACGGTCGAATGGAAGGACGGCGCCTTCCGAGCGCATGGCTTCGAACTGGGCCGCTTCTACAGCGGCAAGGGCGGCGTCTTCCGGAACGTGGACGCGCAGCTTCAGGCTTCGGATTGGCGGCCCCTGGCCGAGGTGTACGACGACGCGGACGTCATCAGCCGCACCCTGGATGGAGCCGAGGACGCCGTCGTGGAGCTGTACCACGCGCTGGGACAGTTGCTCACGCGCCCCGTGGACAGCATCGCGGGATTGAGCCACCTGCCAGCGGGCGTGGCGGCGCTCATCGCGGCATCGCCCGCGTACTGGGAGCGCTTCCAGGCCATGACCCGTGGCGAGCAGATCCGCGAAGTGTCGCGACTGACGACGGGGATGCTCGTCACCTGGGGCGCGGCGTCAGCCACGACACGGACACTGAAGGGGATGTCCGTGGGCGCGGAGGCCACGGTGCCGGTGCTCTCGATGTCGGCGGAGGGCGCGATGGCGTTGGAGCGCGTCGCGGTGCCAGCGGGACGGGCGGCGGCAGTGCTGAGCGGCGGGCCGGGAGCAGCCATCATTCTCCAGCGTTCAAACGCTTCCGGTTCGGTACCTGCGCCATCGAATGGGCCCGGACAGTGGGCGCCTGCAAAGGAATCCATGTCTCCGCGTGCCCGGGGCTACCAGGAGCAGATCACGGGACACTCGGCGGATGAGGCGTATTGGGTGGGGGGTGTGGGGCACAACAACGGAGGCGTGAAGTTCGATGGCTTCAAGGATGGCGTGCTGTTGGAGGCGAAGGGGCCAGGCTACGCTGAATTTTTTGAAGCCGACCTTGCGCCCAAGCATTGGTTCGAGGCATCGGGAAAGGCCAAAGAGCTCGTCGACCAAGCCACGAGGCAGCGTGACATCGTCCTGAACACGGGTGTCCGCATTGAGTGGCACGTCGCCGAAAAGCATGCAGCGGCTTCAATCAAGCAGCTGCTGAAAAGCAATGGCATCACCGGGATTACCGTCATCCAAACTTCCGCACGTCTTTTGGTTCCCTGAGACAAGCTCCGCATGACAACGCTGGATCCATCCGCGACCTATCCCGAGACCTACTACGCCGGTGCCTACTGGGGACCGCGACGGGAGTCCCCTGAGGCATGTGCCCAGCGAGCGGCGGACTTCCTCAACATGCTGGCCGCGTGCGACCCGCTGTTCGCGAACTGGAACAAGATTCCCAAACCACGCGGCAAGGGACGCAAGACGCCCCTCATGCCTCCTGACCTTCCCACCCTGACGGAAGCGTTCCGGCGCGGCGTCAACCGCGAGCCGGGTGGGCCGCCCATCGAGCATCTGGGCTTGACCGTCTCGGCATACAATGACGGTACCAGCCAGGACCATGCTTCCGTGCGGATGACCTGCGGGAGCTACGCACAGCACAGCTCCACCAACGTGTGCGTCCTGTCTCTTCCATCAAAGGGGACGAACGCGGAACGAGTCCTTACGGCATCCGTGCTGACGAACGTGACGCGCAGCATGGCGCTGGCCTGGGAACCGGATTGGGCCGTGGCCATGTCTCACGCACATCGGGACACCGAAGGTGGAGAAGGAAAGGCCGACACCTGGCTCGGCTGGGTGACCTACCTGTCCCGCCACCGGGGCACGGTGCCGCCACTGCCCGCCCCCGTGCGCATCGAGCCCGTGGAGGACAGGGGCACGTTGATCATCCTGACCCCCGAGCGCTTCACCGTGGCCAACCCCGAGCACATCGCACTGGCGCGGCGGGTCCGTGAGCTGCTGGCCCGGGCAGGGCTCATGCGGTCTGACCGGCAGCCCACGGTCTGAAGTCCCGCCACTCAGTCCCGGAAGAACTCGGAGGGATGCGAGTCGACATAGCGCAGGAAGCAGGACTCGAGCTTCTCCTCACCTTGGAGCTGCTCGCTCAGTGTTCCGAGATGCGCGTCAATCCACGCTCGCGGCTTCGTGTCGAGGATGCGCCGACGCGCCTCGAGCGTCCCGGGAGGGTGGGCCCCAAAGAGCGCGTCGAGTCCCCTTCTCACCAGGGCGGCATGTCCGGCGGCGCCAAGCTCCTCGAAGCTCTGCAGCACGAACTCCACCGAGGAGGGAGCGAAGTTGTAGAGGGCCTGATCCAGCCCGCCGTTCCCGATGTCCCGGATGAAGAAGGTCGTGAGGGCCAGCACCTGTTGGCCGTGCGTTCCTTCGACGGCATCGTGCCCCCATGCAGGCTCCATGAGCAGCCACAGCCGCTCCCCCACCGGAAGCCCTTCGACGCTCGCACGCGGCAGCCGCGTATCCTTCCCAGACACCAATGGCGCCTCCCGTTCGCGGCCCAGGCCGTACGGGTTCCTCACATATCAGACGACCGCGAGCGCTACGACAGACGGCCCGGGCAACAGGTGCCCGGGCCGCCGGGTGTCTTCCGCTGATGATCAATGGAGCCGCCATGGAGTGCCTTCGGCATCCTGGACATGCCCTCGGGGGGCATGCATCGACCGGTCTGACTGACTTGTCAGGGCTGACGGTTATGAACGGGTTCTGCACGCCGCACCGGAGTGCAGTCAGGAGACACGAGCGATGCGCAACGGCGGGTAGGCGGTTCGGTGAAGGGCCTGGGAGTGGACGATGCGCGCTGACGTCCTGCTCGGGTGCATGGCACTGCTCCTCACCGGCTGCGCTTCGTTGCCTCCCGGGCCCGGAAGGACGCTGAGCTACACGTCCCGCACGGAGACTGACGCCCCTGGAGTGGGCGCGGAGGCCACGCTGCCAGTGCTCTCGATGTCGGCGGAGGGCGTGCTGGCGCTGGAGCGCGTCGCAGTGCCAGCGGGACGCGCGGCGGCGGTGCTGAGCGGCGGGCCAGGTGCGGCCATCATTCTCCAACGCGTTGATGACTCCGCGGGCTCAGGAGGTGGCGACGATGGAGGCCCACAAGGGACAGGTCCTTCACGCGGGCCGAAGGGTTACTCGTCCTTCAAGTCCTTCAAGCGGGCCATGGGACCTGCGGGTGACGGAAAGGAGTGGCACCACATCGTGGAGCAGACCGAAGGGAACGCGACCCGCTTTGGGCCACATGCTCTCCACAACAGCGAGAACATCGTCGCACTTGGCAAGGATGTTCACAGTGGAGTGAGTTCTCTCTACTCGTCGAAGCGGCCTAGACTCACGAACTCGGAAACCCTGACTGTGAGACAGTGGCTGAGCACTCAATCCTTCGAAGCGCAACGAGACTTCGGATTGGTGGCGATCCAGCACGTGACGAGAGGAATCTGGTGACGGACCTCGAAAAGTGGGTGGAGGAGTTCGCGCTGAACGTGTCAGCGCAGACGGCAGCCATCGCGCGTGGAGATGCCAAGGCGGGGAACAAGCATGCGGATCGTTACATCGCTGCTGTTCGGAAGTTGAAGGGGCAGGGAGATGCGGGGCGGGATGCGCTTGCGGTGCTGCTCAAGCACCCTGACAAGGACGTCAGCACCATGGCGGCGGCATACCTCTTGAGGCATCGGACGGCCGAATCGAAGGCTGTCCTAGAAGAGGCTGCGCAAGGCGAAGGGTTGATCGCCTTTGAAGCCGCGCAGGTGCTGAAGAACTGGGAAGCAGGTGTTTGGGCGCTGGATCCGGGATGATCTTCCAAGGCGCGTGGCGGTGAGGACAGGGGCACGCTGATCATTCTGCCCCCCGAGCACATCGCACTGGCGCTGACAAACGGCCCGGACAACAGGTGCCCGGGCCGCCGGGTGTCTTCCGCTACGGGTGGCTGGCGGGGTCCGCCGGGTTGGTGCCCGCGGCCCGTTCATCACCGTCCAGGAAGCCGTCCAGGTCCCGGTCGATGCCCACGCGCAGGCCTGAGCCCAGCGGCGCGCAGGTGTACGTCAGCACGCCCTGGCTCGCGGCCACGCCCGAGCGCAGCGACGCGGACGGCACCAGCGGCAGCGCCGCTCGGTCCGCCTTGAACTGCCCGCTGCCCAGGTAGCGGAAGCCCATCTCGTACGTACCCGCGCGGCCCTTCGCCACCAGGTCGCATTCGCCCGCGTCCGCGCGCGCCATCAGCAGGTCGATGCGTGTCCCCACCACCGCCGCGTTGGTCGCGGTGAGCGTCACCTGCTGCCCGACGATGGGCGCCAGGTTGGTCTCGAAGGCGAACATGTACTGCTCCATGTCCTTCTTCGCCTGGAAGCCCGCGGGCGTGTCCGGGATGCCCACCTGGTTGAAGATGGGGTGGAAGTCGAAGCCGCTGTTGAAGAGGAACAGCGTGGGGATGGCGCCGTCGCTGTTGAAGCCCGTGCCTCGCACCTGGTCCCCCAGGAACGGATCCACCGGCGTGTTGCCGAAGGGGAAGCCAGCGCCGAACATGCCGACCTTCTGGTACAGGTTCCGCAGGTGCGGGACCTTGGGGAACAGCGGCTCCGCGTCGAAGGAGCTGCGACCGTCCGTGCCGAAGAAGCCCTTGAAGGGGCCCTCGCCCGGGTTCGCGTTCACGTCCACGCGGTGGCAGGACTCGCACGACCCCGGGAAGAAGCTGGTCGTGTTCGTGAAGAAGTCCTTGCCCGCCTGCTGCGAAGCCGTGAGCGAGTTGTCCAGCTTGCGGATGGGGTTGGGCGGATAGACGACCTGGAGGATGAAGTCGGAGAACTTCTGCATCTCCACTTCCGTCAGCTGCGCGCTGCGGCCCAGCAGGTCCTTGAACGCGGGGTTGAACTGCTTGAACGCCGCGACCTCGTCGAAGGTGCCGCTGTTGGGCTGCACGCTGGGCGCGCTGTCGCCGCCGGTGCGGTCTCCACGCCAGTGCATGGGGCCCTGGTTGGCCATGCCGCGCAGGCTCTGCGTGGACAGGGGGCCCTTCATCGGATGGAAGGACGTGTCCTGGCCGAAGGTGGGGTCCGTGCCGAACTCCGGCAGCACCGGGACAATGGGGTTGTAGCTCGCCTTCACGTCACCGTCCGGGTTGCCCAGGTCCCAGGTGGTGCTGTCGAAGTCGCCGAAGATGTGGCAGCTGCCGCAGGACGAGTCTCCATGGCTGGAGCTGCTGCGCGCGTCGTAGAGGAACGGACGGCCCTGCACCACGCTGACCGGCTCCGGGTTGAACATGGGCAGGTGCGCGACCTCCGTCTTCGTCGCGGTGTTGACGACGGAGATGGCGTTGTCGAAGCGGGTGAGCACGTACAGGCGCCCCCGGGCTTCATCCAGCACCAGGCCGGTGGGGCCACCGCCCGTCAGCGCGACCTGGTTCGCGGTGGAGGGCGTGAAGGTGCCGGACTCCAGCTGGGACGTGGCGTACACGCCCAGCTTCGACGAGCCGAACGCGGCGACGTAGAGCGTGGCGCCGTCGGACGTCACGGCCATGCCCGTGGGCTGCGCGAGGCTCTTCTCGCTCTCCGCGTTGGGCGTGGCCGCGCAGCAGGCCGCGTAGTTGATGTGCGTGTTGAGGTGACGAGGCGTGACGGAGGGCGCACTGGGGCCGCCCAGCACGGTGATGCGGCTTTCGTGCAGATGGCCGCGCAGGGTGTTGCCCGTCAGGGTGCCGGGGCCCTCGAAGCGCAGGTCGTTTCGCGCTTCGGTGTTGCTCACGTAGACCTTCCCGCTCACCGGGTTGACGGCCATGTTGAACAGGATGGTGCCCACGCCCGCGTAGGTGCCCGCCGCGCCGGACACCTGCACGGGCGGGTTGGCGTTGGCGGAGATGGCGAAGACGTCCTTGTCCGGCAGGGAGAAGCGGAGCGAGTCCGTCCACGGGCGGTTGAGCATGTCCAACCAGTCCTCGCCGTTGTACTTCACGATGACGGAGACCTCCGGGGCGGGGATGCCCTGGTGGTTGACGTTGGGGCCGGGGACGCCGCCCTCGGACTCGCCGCCGTTGGGCACCAGGCTCTCGTGGACCACGGAGGTGCGGTTGCCGGAGTGGAACGCGGCCGCGTACACCCGGCTGCCGTCCGGAGTCGCCGCGAGCGCGCGAGGCGTGTCACCGAACAGGGTGAGGCGGGTGAGCGGCGTACCACCCAACGTCGTCCCCAGGTTGTCCGAGTCGAACACCCAGACGTCCGCGCGGCCAACGCCCGGCGTGGTGAGCTGCGGGTCGAACCCGGTGTTCTGTCCGCGGTGCGCGGAGGTGATGAACGCGCGCTTCTTGCCAGTGCCCGCGAAGACGATGTCGCGAGGCTCGTCGCCCACGAGCAGCGTGCGCGTCACGCTGCCGCCCTGCCCGTTCGCGTCCACCTTCACGACGCTGACGCTGTCGGACAGGTGATTGACCACCCACACCTCGTTGTTGGTGCGCGCGGCGACTGCCACGGGCTCCAGGCCCACGGGCACGGAGCCCTTGTGGGTGAGGCCGCTCGTCCCCACCTGGAAGATCTCCAACCGGTTGTCCGGCGTGTTGACGGCGTAGAGCCACTGGCCGTTGGGAGACAGGGCCAGCGGACGCACCTGGCCACTTTCAAAGACGGTGAAGTGCTGCGCGTGTGACGGGCTGCCCATGGCGAGGCCCAACAGCAGCGTCGCCGCGGACGCGGTGCGCTGGAAGACGCGGCGCACCGCCGGGTGTCTGACTTTCATGAATGTCTCTCGGGGAAAGGGGGCTGGGGACCCCGGCTTCACGGTAGGGGTGGCGTCTGACATTGAGGAACGGGTGAACCCGGACCCGGTGGAATCGTTGCGCGGCGCAACGACTCCCTCCCTGTGTACGCAGTGAAGGGCGTTCCCTGGTCGGGCCGCCTTTAACGAGGCCAGTCGCGCAGGATCCGTTCGGCGGCATCCTGCTGGTCCCATTGCACCCGGCCGGTCAGCGCCAGACCCCGGTGCTCGATGCGGATTCGCCGCCACACCGGGGAGCCCGGGACATGGCGCGCGTCCACGCGGGCCCAGGCCACGCCTCCAGTGGCCTCCACCATGCGCGACACGCAGGCGTCGAAGTCCGCCTCCGGCAGCCAGCGCAGCGCATCCAGCACCTGGTCCGATTCGAAGTCGCGCAGCGCCGTCGGCCTGCCGGTGACGGCGCTCAAGGACTGGGGACCCTTGCCCTCTGGAATGAAGGAAAGTCCCTGGGGCCCCAACACGCAGAACCCTTCACGCCGGCCGAGCTTCGCGGGGAACAGCGCCACGCTGTCCAGGCGCACACCCGCCCGGGCCGCGCCGCGCAGGGGGGGCTGACGGTGCAGCTCCACGAGCAGGGCGACCGCCGCGACTCCTCGGACGGAGCGTGCATGGAGTCGCCGATCTCCCTCTACCTTGAGGTCCACACTCTGTTCCAGCCGGAAGCCGTCAGGGGAAATGCTGCCCAGCCGCACCTCCTGCGGCTCACCGAACACCGGCGCCCAGATGAGCCGCTCGCTCGTGAGCCGGATCCGCCCCGAGCGCAGGAGCTGTGCTGCCACGAGGCCCAGGGTGCCCGACACCAGGCAGGCCATCACCGGGACAGTCATCGGCCTGGGGAGGACGAACGACAGCAGCAAGGCCAGCGCGGGCAGCGCTCCCAAGGCGAACACCAGACGCGGCGACACTTGCTGCCTCAGGAACATGGGCACGAGGCTCGGGTCCGAGCTTCGCCGGGTATCGTCCTCGAAGACGAGCACCTCGCCCGGCTTCAGCGCCCAGCTCGCGGGTTGGCGCACCAGCGCATCCAACCGCGTCAGCGCCTCTTCCAGCGAAACGTCCTCCCGCGCCACCGTCAGCACATCCAGCCTGCGCCGGGCCAGCCGCGTCAGCCGCTCCCGCCGGGCCGACAACTCCCGGGCCGCCTTCACCACGGGCGCGTCGTCCGGCCAGGCCTCCTGAGCCGCGCGGCGCTGGACGCGCTCCAGCGCCTCCACCACCGTCCGAGCCTCGGCCACGAGCGCGGGCACCAACTCCGGACGCCGCACCAGCGCCCGCCGCCACCGCCGGCCGGACAGCGCCTTCTCCAGCTCCGCATACGGGCGCCGCGCCGCCGCGAGGACCTCCGCGCGGCCCTCCAGCTGACGCTCGACGTCCGCCACCGTGAGGCCTGTCGGGGCAGTGATGGGACGTGACCGCTCGGGCATCGCGCGGGACAGCATAGCGCCGTGGACCGCAAGCCCCCACGCCGTTACTCCACCGGCGGCTCCAGCTCCAATCGCTCACACTGACGCAGCATCTCCTGCGCATCAGCGGGTTCGTCGGGCGAGGGCGGCGCCGCCTCCGACCAGGGCACGGACGGCCGGGCCGGCGTTCCCATCGACTCCTTCAGGAGCGCGATGAGGTCCCTCGCGGGGTCCCTGGGAAACGACGTCACCCCCCGCAACGGCCGAGGCGCGCCGGGCGGCAACTCCTCGCTCGGAAGCGCGGCGGCCTGGAGCAACAGCGCGGGCGAGGGCGCCGGGGCCACCACCGCCACGGGCTCCGCGGGCAGCAGGTCATCCGGGTCGAACCCGAAGGGCACCTGGGGCACCACCTGGAGCGACACGGCCTCGCGCTCCACGTCCGGCCCATCCCCTTCTCTCGGGATGCACCGCAGCGTGTTCAAGCGGGGCGTGGGCGCTTCCTCGAACGTCGGCGTGGACACGGCGTCCATGCGCTCCGGCGACAGGGGCTCTTCCACCCTGGGAGGCCACAGGGGCACCTGCAGCAGCACCACGGCCGGCTCGCGCAGGGGCAGCGAGCGCACGCGCGCGCCTCCCAACTCCACCGCCGCCTTCGTCACCGCGGCGGCGTGCTCCGCGAGCACCCGCTCCGCCCAGGTCTTCAACCACCGCGCCAGGGACAGCACCCAGGCAAGGTGCCGCCGCGCGCGAGGCCGCGCCACCAGGGCCTCGACTGGCGGAGCCGCGTGCATCGTCACTCCTCCTTCACCGGCATCCGGATGATCCACGGCGACGTCCCGGTGGCCAGCCCCTCCGATTCCACCGACAGCAGCTCCCCTTCCGCGCGCACCTCCAGCCGGCCCAGCGACTCCCCCCGCGGCGGGCGGGGAAAGTGGAAGTGCCCCTCCGCATCCGTGCGCGTACTCAACTGCAGCGAGGGCAGCGCCACCCACGCGTCCCGGATGGGCACGTCACCGGGCCCCACCACCCGACCCAGCAGGGGGGCCTGCGCGGACGCCCCGCCCACCAATGACAGACATCGCACCTCCGCCAGGGGTTGCTCCTTGCGCACCTGCACCCGCAGGCGGAAGGAGGGACGCGGCACGGAGCGCAAACCCGCCCACAGCGCCGCCGGCACCGGGCTCAGGTCCACCTCCAATTCCTTGTCGCCCATGGCCGCGAAGACCAGGTCACCCAGCAGCCGGTGCGCGCGCTCGGGCGTCTCCGCGCCCACCGTCACCAGATAGCAGACGGTGAACTGCAGGGCGCCCTGCTTCCCCGCCCGGGTCAGGGACGCCGGCCCCAGCTCCAGGAGGTAAAGACAGACACCCCGGTCCAGGGCCTCGCGGTCGGGCACGCCCAGGTGCACCGGCGCGTCCGTGGCAATGCGTCCCACCCACGCTCTCATGCGCAGATCGACTTCGTCGATCATCCTTGGCCCCCCGGTTTCCGGCCCTGAATGCCACGTCACCGTTTCCTCTCATCATACGCTCGCATCGAGAGGTTTTGCTGGACATCACCCAGGGGATTGAACAGGACGTCCTTGATTTGACAGGCATTGCACGCATTCCCAGGTCCTGGGGTACAGCGCAGCGTGTCGGGAACCGGGCAGTCCCTCCACCGCGGGTCGTGGCATCCCGGAAAGCCCGTACGGGTTTCGCGTGAAGCACTTCATTTCCTGCTCGCCTTCCGCGAAGAATGGCCGCTGGGCCGGCATTCACCGTGGAACTTTCGTCATGACGATGGACTCTTCTTCCTTGAGACGACGACACCCTTCCCTTCTCTCCTCCGGCATCGCCCTGGGGTGCCTGGCGGTGTTGGGCACCGCCACCCCGGCGCTCGCCCAGGACGACGCGCCCCACAGGGTGGGCCTGCTGCTGGACGCGGGCGCTCCGCACGGCATCGGCCTGTCCGCGGTGGTGCGCCCCACGAACTGGCTGCGGCTGCAAGCGGGCCCCACCACGAACACGCTCAGCATCGGCGTGCGCGGCGGTGTGACCCTCCTGCCGATAGACACCTTCATCGCGCCGACCCTCAACGTGGAGGCCGGGCACTACTTCGGTTCGGAGTACAGCGAGGTGCTGGACTGGCTGGGCCGCGAGCCGAGCTCCACGTCGGAGGCCATCCGCGACGTCACCTACAACTACGTGACGGGCAGCG from Corallococcus exiguus harbors:
- a CDS encoding phosphorylase family protein is translated as MFLLVLNVLGVPLVASDAMPKFPRTLRAAVDRGTIVPFVGSGITLSTGLIPSWHGVVTHAAQWLDEELKSAAATRLRGLLDVRQPDLQYALVQARMSLGPLWPDFLRETLTPSLGDVNAANFGLPRAVWQVSNNFVVTTAYDQVLSAACPKGEPYEIHDSSPNWVERLSDSVSQLEMKVDSRPTLWPVFGSVKEGDALFTLDGSMSVFSEDDERLRMMRLGGALRLVCDGKNTLLFVGTNAPLDFLPQFLLGIQGPHYWIVHEAELQETQRRMEMRGLPIQLIGVPDYKEVAPYLEKLATYRSKSGTGSRQTVLATPVTPPEPPSNTERLKSLEAQLEKILQAPIESELEFDDSLRLAQAWAQDASRVFKDLSPGTSQLTQGILAPLNAALVRPEVVHPYSGEQLLAALGKARYGLSILAKRLDLYTEAGLALTLPATPSNAIPQQAPAPLSAAKGDSNLEPQDLLFDVAIICALRMPELEKVLKTGAERWTRLPPDVRDPQTYHRGVYTTAAGTRLRVIAAAPNQMGPPAAAALATKMILRFKPRLVAMVGIAAGARVDTRGFGDILSPDVTFDYSSGKLTDDETKVAFTPDPKPVHLNSRLLSLLRDWQASGNGLHDIWRNWDGSKPDRLPRLLIGPLASGSSVVATRAVVDDIGLHWRKLIGLEMEAYAVHCACRDTVSPETPYLAFKAVCDFADGSKADDWQPYAAYTAAQSLHHFLVAEWENLVLPPHPSA
- a CDS encoding siderophore-interacting protein, which codes for MSTQDLHQIVRVRHELRRRSLVVSGVESVTPRMRCIHFASPDLADFSSPSPDDHIKLFFPQAREQVMRDFTPRAYDNRGQTLTIDFALHGSGPATEWATGAKVGSTLEIGGPKGSQLVPDDFDWYLLVGDESALPALGRRVELLRPGVPVTTVAVVANASEQQTFVTKASWHPTWVVRGEPGPGDGALLRRELAKFTPPPGDGFVWLAGEAEWVRELRTYVIEERGHPAEWVKAASYWHRDGDAGLEGPGSRH
- a CDS encoding PadR family transcriptional regulator is translated as MRGRHGRDRGDSEHWHHHERGEGHRGRHGGPGGGRHRMFEGGELRLVLLHLINAEPRHGYDLIRAIEGLSRGVYAPSPGVIYPTLTLLKDMELVGEPDTTDTQRKLFAITEQGKALLAENAKVVEGLLRRLAEAGEIRERTDAAPVRRAMQNLKSVLFDTLSPGVDKKVVLDVAALIDEAAQKIERLRS
- a CDS encoding restriction endonuclease fold toxin 5 domain-containing protein; the protein is MALADATRSDDVQPDAWEQLLTNAGLEARDERTLGGTLTPTQAARLMGVLLGKPVTLSTFPPRMAAGFILREVMEGGEVTRKELSRRVERFSREQIAVLRPDGYLAWALTGSTQQKVATVEWKDGAFRAHGFELGRFYSGKGGVFRNVDAQLQASDWRPLAEVYDDADVISRTLDGAEDAVVELYHALGQLLTRPVDSIAGLSHLPAGVAALIAASPAYWERFQAMTRGEQIREVSRLTTGMLVTWGAASATTRTLKGMSVGAEATVPVLSMSAEGAMALERVAVPAGRAAAVLSGGPGAAIILQRSNASGSVPAPSNGPGQWAPAKESMSPRARGYQEQITGHSADEAYWVGGVGHNNGGVKFDGFKDGVLLEAKGPGYAEFFEADLAPKHWFEASGKAKELVDQATRQRDIVLNTGVRIEWHVAEKHAAASIKQLLKSNGITGITVIQTSARLLVP
- a CDS encoding immunity 52 family protein → MTTLDPSATYPETYYAGAYWGPRRESPEACAQRAADFLNMLAACDPLFANWNKIPKPRGKGRKTPLMPPDLPTLTEAFRRGVNREPGGPPIEHLGLTVSAYNDGTSQDHASVRMTCGSYAQHSSTNVCVLSLPSKGTNAERVLTASVLTNVTRSMALAWEPDWAVAMSHAHRDTEGGEGKADTWLGWVTYLSRHRGTVPPLPAPVRIEPVEDRGTLIILTPERFTVANPEHIALARRVRELLARAGLMRSDRQPTV
- a CDS encoding DMP19 family protein — translated: MSGKDTRLPRASVEGLPVGERLWLLMEPAWGHDAVEGTHGQQVLALTTFFIRDIGNGGLDQALYNFAPSSVEFVLQSFEELGAAGHAALVRRGLDALFGAHPPGTLEARRRILDTKPRAWIDAHLGTLSEQLQGEEKLESCFLRYVDSHPSEFFRD